A genome region from Petrotoga sibirica DSM 13575 includes the following:
- a CDS encoding outer membrane beta-barrel protein → MKKVFATLLVGMLAVFSFAAFEVTGGYVNASLAASATSVASDVTMHGISVGANYLYDGLGVEGGALLVGGSFDYYFPTEFVDESAVATDLSQMMVGVNAGYRQSLNAFFPDLPFGMYVQGLFNYSFGLGDTKVVASSLGFGGGAGANFAVQNLNMNVGADVLFEKPTLADDYNEVYKSEFQLKPKFKVYAGVQF, encoded by the coding sequence ATGAAAAAAGTTTTCGCAACGTTGTTAGTAGGTATGTTAGCTGTTTTTAGTTTTGCTGCATTTGAAGTCACAGGTGGTTATGTGAATGCATCTTTAGCCGCTAGTGCTACATCCGTGGCCTCTGATGTAACAATGCATGGGATTAGTGTAGGTGCAAACTATCTGTATGATGGATTGGGTGTAGAAGGTGGAGCGTTGTTAGTCGGCGGTTCTTTTGATTACTATTTCCCGACAGAATTTGTTGATGAAAGTGCCGTTGCAACAGATTTATCTCAAATGATGGTGGGCGTGAATGCTGGTTACAGGCAGAGTTTAAATGCCTTCTTCCCAGACTTACCATTTGGAATGTATGTCCAAGGGTTGTTTAACTATTCTTTTGGATTAGGAGATACTAAGGTTGTAGCAAGCAGTTTGGGTTTCGGTGGAGGAGCTGGAGCAAACTTCGCAGTTCAAAACCTCAACATGAATGTAGGGGCAGATGTTTTGTTTGAAAAGCCCACATTAGCTGACGATTACAACGAAGTTTATAAGAGTGAGTTCCAGTTGAAACCAAAATTTAAGGTTTACGCAGGCGTACAATTTTAA
- a CDS encoding GNAT family N-acetyltransferase, with the protein MSKEEFEIYKKKMYEEYAKVLAENLLIPYEEALARAEDQIDTIWNEDIKKGKNYGYNIINGNNEHVGRIWVFVNYSSKKAFIYDIRIFPKYQKKGFAKSAIKELEETLKKENVKSLELNVFGNNKVAYNLYKNLGFTETYINLIKGFQKQRVVTLPKYLKFLESFFLRSGYRIVAIEMRKKL; encoded by the coding sequence ATGAGCAAAGAAGAGTTTGAAATATACAAAAAGAAAATGTATGAAGAATATGCAAAAGTTTTGGCTGAGAATTTGTTGATTCCATACGAGGAAGCTCTGGCAAGAGCTGAGGATCAAATTGATACTATCTGGAATGAAGATATCAAAAAAGGGAAAAACTATGGTTATAACATTATAAATGGGAATAATGAACACGTTGGAAGAATCTGGGTTTTTGTAAATTACAGTTCTAAAAAAGCCTTTATATACGATATTAGGATTTTTCCTAAGTATCAAAAAAAAGGATTTGCGAAGAGCGCTATAAAAGAATTAGAAGAAACATTAAAGAAAGAAAACGTAAAATCTCTTGAATTGAATGTTTTTGGGAACAACAAAGTTGCGTATAATTTGTATAAAAATCTTGGATTCACCGAGACATACATTAATTTGATAAAAGGCTTTCAAAAACAGAGAGTTGTTACTTTACCAAAATATTTGAAGTTTTTAGAAAGTTTCTTTTTAAGATCAGGATATAGAATAGTTGCTATCGAAATGAGAAAAAAGCTGTAA
- a CDS encoding tyrosine-protein phosphatase, with amino-acid sequence MYIDIHCHLLPGVDDGVKTIEETLNELSRYRENNITHVIFTPHVNNPSVKTDKTKIKEVYQNVKEKIENDIGLRTYLASELYLTPDYKDFIPFNSFVLIEFPTQPMPIYALDSIFNLQLDGYEVILVHVERYKWLYENKDIIQRMREMGVLFQVNFEGLKTQEGKYYYDNYLVDFLATDNHGSSNREEVDLSLFKKYSEITKNAFDILGIIS; translated from the coding sequence ATGTATATTGACATTCATTGTCATCTATTACCTGGAGTTGATGACGGCGTGAAAACTATTGAAGAAACATTAAATGAACTGAGTAGGTACAGAGAAAACAACATTACCCATGTCATTTTTACACCTCATGTCAACAATCCTTCTGTTAAAACGGATAAAACAAAAATCAAAGAAGTTTATCAAAATGTAAAAGAAAAAATAGAAAATGATATTGGCCTGAGGACCTATCTTGCCTCTGAATTATATCTAACCCCAGATTACAAAGATTTTATTCCATTTAATTCATTTGTCTTGATAGAATTTCCAACACAACCTATGCCTATTTATGCTCTTGATTCGATATTTAATTTACAATTGGATGGCTATGAAGTTATTCTTGTACATGTGGAAAGATACAAATGGTTATATGAAAACAAAGACATAATTCAAAGAATGAGAGAAATGGGTGTACTCTTCCAAGTCAATTTTGAAGGGTTAAAAACTCAAGAAGGTAAATATTATTATGATAATTATTTAGTGGATTTCTTAGCGACTGATAATCATGGAAGTTCGAATAGAGAAGAAGTGGATTTAAGTTTGTTCAAAAAATATTCCGAAATAACTAAAAACGCCTTCGACATTTTAGGAATAATTTCTTAA
- a CDS encoding GumC family protein, which produces MENELTFEDILKIFRKRFWWFFLTVVVTVVITLIYLFYSTPIYEANTTLKIDPSQQSSVADIFGTQIGSTSSKISTEIELIKSRRNLEKVIDNLNLIEYFQAKVENPEDVTINSVVRSLEQMITVSPVSDTNIVRISVQSEDKGLARSIADNLAIVYNDLLKSLSQNEYTARRRFIEEQIPLAESDLNASQDDLRNFKEENNIFLLDEEAKSILQFLVSYDQQINTYQIQMEETKIRLQTLNDTLKSMDQEIISSETISINPVVSNLRNQIVNIQVQLAGLEGTKSTSDPEVLRLREELSQAQEMLKNEISTIVTSQVRTTNPQYNSLYSQLIQEQARQQVLQGTIQSLTMLRIIYQSQLNQLPALEQRLMNYEREVRVKENLYVLLLEKLEEAKIAEAGVIGTANIIDPAFVSPNPVKPNKPLTAAIGGVLGIFLGILVVFLIEYLDKRVKDENELKMIVKGYPVLGRIPHLHMGGEENDELIVLRDPVSPISEAYKMLSTNINFSNAKEPNVIAFSSGGPAEGKTMTAANVAISYAQSGNKTLLIDADMRRPRVEKILNLKSKNVGLVNHLLRGASIEQSVIKPFEFLDNFFVLPVGTLPPNPTSILTSNEFKDLLDELKEYYDKIIIDLPPIMVAPDAMITSRYSDGLVLVTRYGQTLKPTLKAAVENITTSGVKLIGTVINDVNEKSSNYYYYYYYYSDDGDKSKKKRRRRKTRT; this is translated from the coding sequence ATGGAAAATGAGTTAACATTTGAGGATATTTTAAAAATATTCAGAAAAAGATTCTGGTGGTTTTTTTTAACCGTAGTTGTAACGGTAGTAATTACTTTAATCTACCTTTTTTACTCTACTCCTATTTATGAAGCAAATACAACCTTGAAAATAGACCCCTCTCAACAAAGTTCTGTTGCAGATATTTTTGGTACACAGATAGGGTCAACCTCATCTAAGATATCGACAGAAATTGAATTGATAAAAAGTAGAAGAAATCTAGAAAAAGTAATCGACAATTTAAACTTAATTGAATATTTTCAAGCAAAAGTTGAAAACCCAGAAGATGTCACAATAAACAGTGTTGTTCGTTCCCTTGAACAAATGATCACAGTCTCACCTGTTAGCGATACAAATATCGTGCGGATATCAGTTCAAAGTGAAGACAAGGGGCTAGCAAGAAGCATTGCCGATAATTTAGCGATTGTATACAACGATTTGTTAAAAAGTTTGTCTCAAAACGAGTATACAGCAAGAAGAAGGTTTATAGAAGAGCAAATTCCATTAGCTGAAAGTGATTTGAACGCTTCTCAAGACGATCTCAGAAATTTTAAAGAGGAAAATAATATTTTTTTGTTAGATGAAGAGGCAAAATCTATATTGCAATTTTTGGTTTCCTACGATCAGCAGATAAACACTTATCAGATCCAAATGGAAGAAACAAAGATAAGATTACAAACATTGAATGATACTTTAAAAAGTATGGATCAAGAAATCATTTCATCTGAAACAATCTCGATAAATCCAGTCGTTAGCAATTTGAGAAATCAAATTGTGAATATTCAGGTTCAGCTCGCAGGCTTGGAAGGTACTAAATCTACAAGCGATCCAGAGGTCCTGAGATTAAGGGAAGAGCTGAGCCAAGCCCAAGAGATGCTAAAAAATGAGATAAGTACGATTGTAACTTCCCAAGTGAGAACTACCAATCCGCAGTATAATAGCTTGTATTCACAATTGATCCAAGAACAAGCCAGGCAACAAGTTCTTCAAGGCACAATACAATCTTTAACAATGTTAAGGATCATATATCAATCCCAATTGAACCAATTACCTGCTTTGGAGCAAAGACTCATGAATTACGAAAGAGAGGTAAGAGTAAAGGAAAATCTTTATGTTCTTCTTTTAGAAAAATTAGAAGAAGCTAAGATTGCTGAAGCAGGTGTAATTGGTACAGCAAATATAATAGACCCTGCCTTTGTTTCTCCAAATCCAGTTAAACCAAATAAACCTCTGACTGCTGCAATAGGAGGAGTGTTGGGGATCTTTTTAGGTATACTTGTAGTTTTTCTCATCGAGTATCTGGATAAAAGGGTAAAAGATGAAAATGAACTGAAGATGATCGTTAAGGGTTACCCTGTTCTTGGTAGAATACCTCATTTACATATGGGGGGTGAAGAAAATGATGAATTAATAGTTTTAAGGGATCCAGTCTCCCCGATCTCTGAAGCTTACAAAATGTTGTCTACCAATATTAACTTTTCAAACGCCAAAGAACCTAATGTTATTGCCTTTTCCAGTGGTGGACCCGCTGAAGGTAAAACAATGACAGCTGCCAATGTTGCTATTTCTTATGCCCAAAGTGGTAACAAAACCTTGTTGATAGATGCCGATATGAGAAGACCAAGAGTTGAAAAGATTTTGAATCTAAAAAGTAAGAACGTGGGACTAGTTAACCATTTATTGAGAGGTGCTTCTATAGAACAGTCTGTAATAAAGCCTTTTGAATTTCTCGACAACTTTTTTGTTTTGCCTGTTGGAACTTTACCTCCAAATCCCACATCCATATTAACTTCAAATGAATTTAAAGATCTGCTCGATGAACTAAAAGAGTATTACGATAAGATAATTATTGATCTTCCACCCATAATGGTTGCACCCGATGCTATGATAACCTCCAGATATTCAGACGGATTGGTATTAGTGACTCGCTATGGGCAGACTTTAAAGCCGACTTTAAAGGCCGCAGTTGAAAACATAACAACATCGGGGGTAAAACTCATTGGGACTGTTATAAATGATGTAAACGAAAAATCTTCCAATTACTACTACTACTACTATTATTACTCTGATGACGGGGATAAAAGTAAGAAAAAAAGGAGAAGAAGAAAAACCAGAACATAG
- a CDS encoding GumC family protein: MGEERELTFSDILRIFKRRKWTFLIIFFLTIFLTAFYLFFIATPKYEAKQVIEYKSSSSQPTFSLGSMSSAANLLGISQPADSGLTTEIERMKSDWVLANIVKELNLVEKANQNKGLIARLRGTEVTERDLIDSLKEGLNIQNVRDTNMIEISYQSSDPTMAASVVSLVYSYYTDYAKNLYFEDSQSYLNQVERLFEDVSQQYDQINKEVLDFQTKNKISDISGGTSQESDPLISYYSETYMNILKLDADKNQLEIRKQAIEDNIFKLSPETKEFILTNTEKDTPVKDIKSKLVNDRIELETLKLNSPSSPRIAALEAEITVLEVELKKNLETIFSNDLNFLASIDMETFNEYTGIITQLQLFDVTRQVYENMLQVIDDEIAKRSPIMYEYFLLRRDQAILQTRYNTLLTALEQERMKASLYDNKFKVITFAYVPENPVSPNTTLTLAIGGVLAIFLGILGVFVKEAQDKTVKDLYEFESLFGVPDIILNDSNDAEKIVNYVYKKDFKKFGLLFLGNFSVAQNLSQRIYNILNTIKPYKTEYFTSIENEDYKEKFEKFEKFKNTNEAFIMFDNFNNSDYILYRDDLEKIIIFIEEKRTNLEDIKEILEKEKDPTIVYVKKNKRSTNE; the protein is encoded by the coding sequence ATGGGAGAAGAAAGAGAACTAACCTTTTCAGACATACTCAGAATTTTTAAAAGAAGAAAGTGGACTTTTTTAATTATTTTCTTCTTAACTATCTTTTTAACAGCATTTTATCTATTTTTTATTGCAACTCCCAAGTATGAAGCAAAGCAGGTTATAGAGTACAAATCGAGTTCTTCTCAACCAACTTTCTCTCTAGGATCTATGTCTTCCGCTGCAAACTTGTTAGGAATCAGTCAACCGGCTGACTCTGGTCTAACTACAGAAATTGAAAGGATGAAATCCGATTGGGTGTTGGCAAACATTGTAAAAGAGCTCAACCTTGTAGAAAAAGCAAATCAGAACAAAGGGTTAATTGCCAGATTAAGAGGCACAGAAGTAACAGAAAGAGATCTTATTGATTCACTAAAAGAAGGCTTAAATATACAAAATGTTCGAGATACTAATATGATAGAAATAAGCTACCAAAGTTCTGATCCAACCATGGCTGCGTCGGTTGTCTCACTTGTGTATTCTTACTACACCGATTATGCGAAAAACCTTTATTTTGAGGATTCTCAATCTTATTTGAATCAAGTTGAAAGGTTATTTGAAGATGTATCTCAGCAATATGATCAGATAAATAAAGAGGTTTTGGATTTCCAAACTAAAAATAAGATTTCCGATATTTCGGGGGGAACATCGCAAGAAAGCGACCCTTTAATTAGTTATTATTCAGAAACATATATGAACATACTAAAATTAGACGCTGATAAAAACCAATTAGAAATCAGAAAGCAAGCTATAGAAGATAATATTTTCAAACTGAGTCCAGAAACTAAAGAGTTTATACTCACAAACACAGAAAAAGATACACCTGTTAAGGATATAAAATCTAAATTAGTAAATGACCGAATAGAATTAGAAACTCTAAAATTAAATTCCCCTAGTTCTCCAAGAATTGCTGCTTTGGAAGCCGAAATAACCGTTTTAGAAGTTGAATTGAAAAAGAACCTTGAAACCATTTTTTCCAACGATTTAAACTTTCTTGCATCGATCGATATGGAAACTTTTAACGAATACACAGGGATAATTACACAACTACAACTATTTGATGTAACAAGACAGGTATATGAAAATATGCTTCAAGTTATAGATGATGAAATTGCAAAAAGATCCCCTATTATGTACGAATATTTTCTTTTGAGAAGAGATCAGGCTATTCTTCAAACAAGGTATAACACTCTACTAACTGCCTTAGAGCAAGAAAGAATGAAGGCTTCACTGTACGATAACAAATTCAAAGTAATAACCTTCGCTTACGTACCCGAAAATCCTGTATCACCAAATACCACTCTTACTTTAGCTATTGGAGGGGTATTGGCAATATTCTTGGGAATTTTGGGTGTTTTCGTAAAAGAAGCCCAAGACAAAACAGTGAAAGATCTATACGAATTTGAAAGTTTATTTGGAGTTCCTGACATTATTTTAAACGATTCAAACGATGCAGAAAAAATAGTTAATTATGTTTATAAAAAAGATTTTAAAAAGTTTGGGTTGTTGTTTTTAGGGAATTTCTCAGTTGCCCAGAACCTTTCTCAAAGAATTTACAACATTTTAAATACCATAAAGCCTTATAAAACAGAGTATTTTACTTCAATAGAAAATGAAGATTACAAAGAAAAATTTGAAAAATTTGAAAAGTTTAAAAACACAAACGAGGCGTTTATAATGTTTGACAATTTCAACAACAGTGATTATATACTATACAGAGATGATTTAGAAAAAATTATTATATTTATAGAAGAAAAAAGAACAAACTTGGAAGATATAAAGGAGATTTTAGAAAAAGAAAAAGATCCCACCATTGTTTATGTAAAAAAGAATAAAAGGTCAACTAATGAGTAA
- a CDS encoding PD-(D/E)XK nuclease family protein, with protein sequence MKKVYLFDLNAEHFKKVGDLILPFYNEDPLNFLFLGPSGFYVKQVAEYIASQTQKTINRDGFRVINQYVTETLKTYQPQSVILDRDFLKVYIENEIMDLIEEEKKDEEFSEYLNVISKSQKSVEYILDIFEKKWEISRVEDEEIVESSEEYKLLDDSIDNNSNLYILYTKLEKKLEDILETKFDMSIKYQRNYDPVSVYKWFYEILPTRLKEEGKKYIGKRVVISGFFDISPAVNKTLKAFFDLFEEVHFITWVNIEDRSFDSITNIHNFLKNEGFEFKSKRKGLKGIFENTNIQIFPMNNDVSEIEILTKEIKRKLISENLSPDDFGIVVPNNSTAKLLADHLEDAKVPYRFKNDVPLNESQIVLMLLQPIKTLVRGCEVEDILAMIESGYGGVTELTMEQIENYLKRLNLFYDIQKSFLKNRKEKWMNTIEKEIEKRKAQLKGTEEIERISEELKGLRELKKCLGNIFSLLENIQKSKDRKRYFSVSDYRELVKEWIDTYLSHFNILKTYEDVLPVESELNALKAFEALIFNVEENLEKILKSDKNLGIEKFYKILSSLIQIETYRESERYDNTVEIMSLEDSRFVKKKYKYFVGFTEENYPSIKVNPFITSMSNEGTSIAKHSEKISRRNLFISMIFAENIVFTYPNAKLSGEPILPSPYEKEFRNNFKNVKYSSEFLSKKEILPKDPDNIFSETEATIYYILNGKKEYLSHKHFTNIERLKKEITNPQWQLSKNTGLGRLSHTKITTYVDCPFKYYLGIEGRLYGDKAFEKFFDGLIKHRVMKEIFSKYKNYEVMSQKILNKEELKEEIKNIIEDIWEEYTDDFLLTYQAIKDVESEIITEDILESIEDIHRKYIHFKKGVDLTYSQVIATELEVKSKINIENFRDIDLTSRIDRVDLLNGNYSYLLDEFDDQLLPGAYSIMDYKRSKNFQSEQLLIYYLTLLNNEEWKNKLAHSDVYLKFQVVSKKKEHKNNNFIKIQKGRVIYKEHKSKAKYVSFDIKEFYTWLEKVFQNINKSDFTPIAVKEREIRRFLEEMHDKYNNSKTGEKYYDCSSCQFRSLCELMQYKKGFNMNIKKYL encoded by the coding sequence ATGAAAAAGGTCTATTTATTTGACTTAAATGCAGAACATTTTAAAAAGGTTGGAGATCTTATACTTCCTTTTTACAACGAAGACCCTCTGAACTTTTTGTTTCTAGGGCCTTCTGGTTTTTATGTAAAGCAAGTGGCAGAATACATCGCTTCACAAACACAAAAAACTATCAATCGTGATGGCTTTAGGGTTATAAACCAATATGTAACTGAGACGCTAAAAACATACCAGCCACAATCTGTAATATTGGATAGAGATTTTTTGAAGGTATACATCGAAAACGAGATAATGGATTTAATAGAAGAAGAGAAAAAAGACGAAGAATTTTCTGAATATCTAAACGTTATATCCAAATCTCAAAAATCAGTGGAGTATATATTAGATATTTTCGAGAAAAAATGGGAAATTTCAAGGGTTGAAGATGAAGAAATCGTTGAATCCTCTGAAGAATACAAGTTGCTCGATGATTCTATAGATAACAATTCTAATTTGTACATACTTTACACTAAATTAGAAAAAAAACTCGAAGATATTTTAGAAACGAAGTTCGATATGTCCATTAAATATCAAAGAAATTACGATCCCGTTAGTGTGTACAAATGGTTTTATGAGATTTTACCTACTAGATTGAAAGAAGAGGGGAAAAAATATATAGGAAAAAGGGTCGTTATTTCGGGCTTTTTTGATATTTCTCCAGCTGTTAACAAAACCCTTAAAGCTTTCTTTGATCTCTTTGAAGAGGTTCATTTTATTACTTGGGTCAATATAGAAGACAGAAGTTTTGATTCTATAACTAACATACACAACTTTTTAAAAAACGAAGGATTTGAATTCAAATCAAAAAGAAAAGGTTTAAAAGGGATTTTTGAAAATACCAATATTCAGATCTTTCCCATGAACAACGATGTTTCTGAAATAGAAATCCTTACAAAAGAAATAAAGAGAAAATTGATAAGTGAAAATCTTTCACCTGATGATTTTGGGATCGTTGTTCCCAATAATTCAACTGCAAAATTATTGGCGGATCATTTGGAAGATGCTAAGGTACCTTACAGGTTCAAAAATGATGTTCCGTTAAACGAAAGCCAAATAGTTTTGATGCTTCTTCAACCAATTAAAACATTGGTGAGAGGTTGTGAGGTTGAAGATATCTTGGCGATGATCGAAAGTGGTTACGGAGGAGTAACTGAGCTGACAATGGAGCAAATAGAGAATTATTTAAAGCGATTGAACTTATTCTATGACATACAAAAATCCTTTCTCAAAAATCGAAAAGAAAAATGGATGAATACCATTGAGAAAGAAATAGAAAAAAGAAAGGCTCAACTTAAAGGTACGGAAGAAATAGAAAGAATAAGCGAAGAACTCAAAGGCTTAAGGGAATTAAAAAAATGTCTTGGAAACATATTTTCTCTTTTGGAAAATATTCAAAAAAGCAAAGATCGAAAAAGGTACTTCAGTGTTTCTGATTACAGGGAGTTAGTGAAAGAATGGATAGATACTTACCTATCTCATTTCAACATACTAAAAACATACGAGGATGTACTTCCCGTTGAGAGTGAATTAAATGCATTAAAAGCCTTCGAAGCACTAATATTCAACGTCGAAGAAAATTTGGAAAAAATTCTAAAATCAGATAAAAATTTAGGAATTGAAAAGTTCTACAAAATACTTTCTTCTCTAATTCAGATTGAAACGTATAGAGAATCAGAAAGGTACGATAATACAGTAGAAATAATGAGCCTTGAAGACTCAAGATTTGTAAAGAAAAAATACAAATATTTTGTAGGCTTCACTGAAGAAAACTATCCTTCAATAAAGGTCAATCCTTTCATCACATCTATGAGTAACGAGGGGACCTCAATAGCCAAACACTCAGAAAAAATCAGTAGAAGAAACTTGTTTATCTCGATGATCTTCGCAGAAAATATTGTATTTACATATCCAAACGCTAAATTAAGTGGTGAACCAATACTACCCTCTCCATACGAAAAAGAGTTTAGAAACAACTTTAAGAACGTTAAATATTCCAGTGAGTTTCTCTCTAAAAAAGAGATCCTACCAAAAGATCCAGATAACATTTTCTCTGAAACAGAAGCTACTATTTATTACATATTGAATGGAAAGAAAGAATATTTATCACATAAACACTTCACTAATATTGAGAGATTAAAAAAAGAGATAACTAATCCACAATGGCAGTTATCTAAAAATACGGGCCTTGGACGGTTAAGCCATACAAAAATTACCACTTATGTTGATTGTCCTTTTAAGTATTACCTCGGGATCGAAGGCCGATTATATGGAGATAAAGCTTTTGAGAAGTTTTTTGATGGACTTATAAAGCATAGGGTGATGAAAGAAATATTTTCCAAATACAAAAATTATGAAGTTATGTCCCAAAAAATTCTCAACAAAGAAGAATTGAAAGAAGAAATAAAAAATATCATTGAAGATATTTGGGAAGAGTATACAGACGATTTTTTACTAACCTATCAAGCTATAAAAGATGTGGAAAGTGAAATAATAACAGAAGATATTTTAGAAAGCATAGAAGACATACATCGAAAGTATATCCATTTCAAAAAAGGCGTAGATCTGACATATTCTCAAGTTATAGCTACTGAGTTAGAGGTAAAATCAAAGATAAATATCGAAAATTTTCGTGATATAGACTTAACATCCAGAATAGACAGGGTAGATCTTTTAAACGGTAACTACTCGTACCTACTTGATGAATTCGATGATCAACTATTGCCAGGAGCATACTCAATTATGGATTACAAAAGGTCAAAAAATTTCCAAAGTGAACAATTGCTAATATATTACCTAACCTTATTAAACAACGAAGAATGGAAAAACAAATTAGCACATTCTGACGTGTATCTAAAATTTCAAGTAGTATCAAAGAAAAAAGAGCATAAAAATAATAATTTTATAAAAATACAGAAAGGTAGGGTTATATATAAAGAACACAAGTCTAAAGCAAAGTATGTATCTTTTGATATTAAAGAATTCTACACATGGTTAGAGAAAGTTTTTCAAAACATCAACAAATCTGATTTTACCCCCATAGCAGTAAAAGAAAGAGAAATAAGAAGGTTCTTAGAGGAAATGCATGATAAATACAACAACTCAAAAACAGGAGAAAAATATTACGACTGTTCTTCTTGTCAATTCAGAAGTTTATGCGAGCTGATGCAGTACAAAAAGGGTTTTAATATGAACATAAAGAAATACCTTTGA
- a CDS encoding DeoR/GlpR family DNA-binding transcription regulator: MKTNSTKLIPEERRRRILQLLEKEGSITVFNLSQILKVSFSTVRNDLNYLEREGFIKRTHGGAIAKERFNPLFQKEIAGHAKEKLKIAKYAVQFVENDDTIFIDAGSTTLAFTEELINSNKKCHIVTNSLYIINALSNSTKINLHVLGGEFIPSNMNFIDLEQNFEKYKFKKAFMGVNGFNEEGFYVHELSEANFKKKIIKSAKVAYVLADHSKYNKICANLVEKWKQNYILVTDDRKIEI; the protein is encoded by the coding sequence ATGAAAACAAATAGCACTAAATTAATTCCAGAAGAAAGACGAAGAAGAATACTTCAATTGCTTGAAAAAGAGGGAAGCATAACGGTTTTTAATCTCTCCCAAATATTAAAAGTTTCCTTTTCCACAGTTCGAAATGATTTAAATTATTTGGAAAGGGAGGGATTTATAAAAAGAACGCATGGTGGAGCCATTGCTAAAGAAAGGTTTAATCCCTTATTTCAAAAAGAAATTGCAGGACATGCAAAAGAAAAATTGAAAATTGCAAAGTATGCGGTTCAATTTGTAGAAAACGATGACACAATATTCATCGATGCAGGAAGCACTACCCTTGCTTTTACTGAAGAATTAATCAACTCTAATAAAAAATGCCACATAGTTACAAACTCTTTATACATTATAAATGCTCTTTCTAACTCCACTAAAATAAATCTACACGTTTTAGGCGGAGAATTTATCCCCAGTAATATGAATTTTATTGATTTAGAGCAAAACTTCGAAAAATATAAGTTTAAAAAAGCCTTTATGGGAGTTAACGGATTCAACGAGGAAGGCTTCTATGTTCATGAACTGAGTGAAGCAAATTTTAAAAAGAAAATTATAAAATCAGCAAAAGTTGCATATGTCCTAGCAGATCATTCCAAATACAATAAAATCTGTGCTAACTTGGTAGAAAAATGGAAACAAAATTATATTTTAGTTACAGATGATAGAAAAATAGAAATATAA
- a CDS encoding family 43 glycosylhydrolase, which translates to MMQNSSCFKLKNKYIWDLWFFKDKEDGWFKYFLESPRTKNPENRHFHSSIGLAKSQDLINWKYEGIILSPNQNKWDDTSIWTGSTFYYNNEYYLFYTSRNSKKPNEQLIGLITSESPDFKNYKRISDKEPLLRIDSNLYETNSYDGMTHFRDPYVFQEGSDFYMVFCSRRKDGEIKARGTVGIATSKNLIDWKILEPLSLPKWFDNTECPYIIKKDNIYYLHFCSNSFSDNFKEQTGSDPIPGDYFLVSKNLKGPYTKTENGPALFKPQIEKIAYNTQIVSQKNDHFIFFWQKSESELCPIFSHRGPYKIWYNDYGISIEKEEFMK; encoded by the coding sequence ATGATGCAAAATTCATCATGCTTTAAATTGAAAAACAAATACATTTGGGATCTCTGGTTTTTCAAGGACAAAGAAGATGGTTGGTTCAAATATTTTTTAGAATCACCTAGAACAAAAAACCCTGAAAACAGGCATTTTCATTCTTCAATAGGCTTAGCCAAAAGTCAAGATTTAATTAATTGGAAATATGAAGGTATTATATTGTCCCCAAATCAAAACAAATGGGACGATACTTCTATTTGGACTGGAAGTACATTTTATTACAACAACGAATACTATCTCTTTTACACTTCAAGAAACAGTAAAAAACCTAACGAACAACTCATCGGCTTAATAACTTCAGAATCCCCCGATTTCAAGAACTATAAAAGAATTTCAGACAAAGAACCACTTTTAAGAATTGATTCAAATCTTTATGAAACTAATTCTTACGATGGTATGACACATTTCAGGGATCCTTATGTTTTTCAAGAAGGTTCTGATTTTTACATGGTTTTCTGTAGTAGAAGAAAGGATGGCGAGATCAAGGCAAGAGGAACTGTGGGAATAGCTACCTCTAAAAACTTGATAGACTGGAAAATTCTCGAACCTTTATCTCTACCTAAATGGTTTGACAATACCGAATGCCCCTATATTATTAAAAAAGATAACATATATTATTTGCATTTTTGCTCTAATTCTTTTTCAGATAACTTCAAAGAACAAACAGGATCAGATCCTATTCCTGGAGATTATTTCTTAGTAAGCAAAAATTTAAAAGGGCCATACACAAAGACCGAAAATGGACCGGCATTGTTTAAACCGCAAATTGAAAAAATTGCCTACAATACTCAAATAGTTTCACAAAAAAACGATCATTTTATCTTTTTTTGGCAAAAAAGTGAATCAGAGTTATGCCCTATATTTTCACACAGAGGACCTTACAAAATATGGTACAATGATTATGGAATATCTATCGAGAAAGAGGAGTTTATGAAATGA